A region from the Acyrthosiphon pisum isolate AL4f chromosome A1, pea_aphid_22Mar2018_4r6ur, whole genome shotgun sequence genome encodes:
- the LOC100167340 gene encoding ankyrin repeat domain-containing protein 17 isoform X10, with protein MEQIPTTSSGGNATAAPSSAGPSFTPPTPVQPSDNNCIDKRLQSVSESEYQDDEYDEPDHQMYLSGSSGSEGELSEVAADDTDTEQSIEGDPDTHRQLEALLQAAGSMLRPNEAAAALTRMRAETKNDNKTLVEACHDGDVGAVRKLLTEGRSVHETSEEGESLLSLACSAGYYELAQVLLAMQANVEDRGIKGDCTPLMEAASSGFVEIVRLLLAHGAVVNALSSTGNTPLMYACAGGHVDTVKELLNYGANVEDHNENGHTPLMEAASAGHVPVAKILLEHGAGINTHSNEFKESALTLACYKGHLEMVRFLLAAGADQEHKTDEMHTALMEASMDGHVEVARLLLDSGAQVNMPTDSFESPLTLAACGGHVELALLLIDRGANIEEVNDEGYTPLMEAAREGHEDMVSVLLSKGANINAQTEETQETALTLACCGGFLDVADFLIKNGAILELGASTPLMEAAQEGHIDLVRYLLECGADVHAQTTSADTALTYACENGHTDVADLLLQFGANLEHESEGGRTPLMKACRAGHLCTVQFLISKAADINRVTANNDHTPLSLSCAGGHLSVVELLLAHSADPFHKLKDNSTMVIEAAKGGHTNVVKLLLDYPHSVMLTPPVSPVPTTPAEDVPVVDDSALSEVQVMSKAHAIAGRIVESYGPNAKHNANSCIQKAMIRKAQLNTPNNSFSDVQFKIQLPKENNVKANTPTSKPLINTAAIEQQLFKRQQIAEDLKRVEQELKENGSLSMVTLMTTPPPLSASSPGVLDSSTSSNGSIAESSASNTSVGSNKVGEGSKNNPSQPVTASSDVVQTTAISDRPKIKAKFKKKPAQPLAGMTSLNEATQATLDANYARGVMAGVAAMKPQFKAEFIERHSGDGCDKELAARMIKFCEEQTAKREANDGGHANLKELMISSLMSEHLLKVRKDLQIPDNMVKNLLPLSGALHDSLPHGTTGLLPLPGDLNSRIDFKALNCIDAELLENLVRESPLTLEDISNLPNIDERLQKEIQNHRCNINSSDSGLSSTFSSQSFKNYVQNQTSIDFRIKNLSSMDIANFAGAVSQLSLDETTAQQPTTATIPTLINCVPTQVAAATQTPSESVSSNKRSATTTSTTTAMTTTTNKGKKARYQVRPQPPSSAPQSGSNNTPASNSVAQSDVASSRFSTTTGESYGSDADISYGINVDSQTESNHDTALTVACAGGHEELVKLLLVRGANIEHRDKKGFTPLILAATGGFDKIVEILLSNVANMEAQSERTKDTPLSLACSGGRYEVCDLLLQRGANKEHRNVSDYTPLSLAASGGYVNIIKLLLSNGAEINSRTGSKLGISPLMLAAMNGHTAAVKLLLDMGSDINAQIETNRNTALTLACFQGRHEVVSLLLDRKANVEHRAKTGLTPLMEAASGGYVEVGRVLIDKGADVNANPVPSSRDTALTIAADKGHVRFVELLLEKNAYVEVKNKKGNSPLWLAANGGHLGVIELLYKVGANIDSQDNRKVTCLMAAFRKGHVKVVRWMVNHVSQFPSDQEMTRFLTTLSDKESIDKCHDCMIAIRISKDQQAARANKNASILLEELDMEKTKEELKKASAARRKMKKKKKKQAKSGKKLEEETEEKNDEQEIEEEEEEEDEEEEVPVIVLVEMKKKVDLKKKGKVTVLSNVVSADVEEGDSGIDANSQGSCSSTDAKNAAAAAAAARVVAQPQIASSNKKDKKKKGKEVTVEVKPTSSTTNSKLTTNSAATQTNAAKVNSSQTKSNKEKKNQVSSTQSKIVTSAAPPIKTEIIPPIVTKNAQLKTKVQQPNNNVTNTTRKESVKVNNYKGNNKVVNNMVFESTQNPAAREDFEATGSENFLVKHKKQHPTEEYIHVGAKTSNVSPVKQTRGREEGWKEVVRTRYLASPYRSKKVSVPLNAISRVIGRGGSNINAIRASTGALIEVDNQSKGQGERIITIKGSTDVTKQAHDLIAMLIKDPEVNIMSVIAKNPKVTSAWDKSVNNAKAKTAAAAALPQKPVVPQPITVVAASKLMTAPSIVASMTIKPTITVNGPRPTVAAVAAGEKKITTSTVKPTMSYTNAIISSSDSISKPSQQPQPPAPSKVVQSVSVTPSTTAIVTVSVTPITTGSVSASALTVVTKSTNALPLAQPKPQQESSSVTTHHPVAIVSPMVSSAPLPPQPQIKPQVVDASEYSLFDSFSKISVQTMWGRDGECGGQKPSVTFSGGNHIPAVTPSIGTIGQPKKYLETDTPMADASKAPGYRGAGLSSPISSKTGGGNTGSTNGSRTTTPPMSSPVTQYNNNTGIQPTVQQPQPEPYHTQSQHQYISDQTHQSAQINVERSRLNPRAPDFATIKSNQNMVQPQQVYNNQVPQNFLQPPMVPNVMPFQQKFHQQLPNLRVAPNNPNRWTHFINQPPPPFGRPALHPVNGNAEMFAGMEATPSPPNMSPNLDERKAPPKPIGTERAWKQNLIGENPHQQQHANWSDMKMHWAHHDLFRTPPPPPVNFPLGPRPMMDEHNLFDTYQSTEHLTSANMNHHMMQTMPLFAANGHLEQQSHHLLASNHHGPGQMAFDPKLEWDQSRSQQQQAQQQSQQQAPMNTPFPFIF; from the exons GACACTAGTCGAAGCATGTCATGATGGGGACGTTGGAGCTGTTCGTAAACTGTTAACAGAAGGTCGATCGGTTCACGAGACATCTGAAGAGGGAGAAAGTTTGTTGTCCCTTGCTTGTTCAGCAGGTTATTATGAATTAGCTCag gtctTATTGGCAATGCAAGCCAATGTCGAAGATAGGGGTATTAAAGGAGATTGTACACCACTTATGGAAGCTGCGTCTTCTGGATTTGTGGAGATTGTTAGGCTATTACTTGCTCATGGAGCTGTTGTAAACGCTTTATCATCCACAG gAAATACACCATTAATGTATGCATGTGCTGGAGGCCATGTTGATACTGTAAAAGAACTTTTAAATTATGGAGCTAATGTTGAAGATCATAATGAAAATGGACATACACCCCTCATGGAAGCCGCAAGTGCTGGGCATGTTCCAGTAGCAAAA aTTCTACTCGAACACGGAGCTGGTATTAATACTCATTCCAATGAATTTAAGGAAAGTGCATTAACATTAGCATGTTACAAAGGCCATCTAGAAATGGTTCGTTTTTTGTTAGCTGCTGGAGCTGATCAA GAACATAAAACAGATGAAATGCACACTGCTTTAATGGAGGCATCGATGGATGGTCATGTAGAGGTTGCGAGACTTTTATTAGATTCTGGTGCTCAAGTTAATATGCCAACTGATAGTTTTGAGTCGCCTCTCACCTTAGCTGCATGCGGTGGCCACGTTGAGCTTGCATTATTGTTGATTGACCGTGGGGCGAATATTGAAGAAGTTAATGATGAAGGCTATACTCCTCTCATGGAAGCTGCTCGAGAAGGTCATGAAGATATGGTGTCCGTTTTGTTGAGTAAag GAGCAAATATTAATGCACAGACTGAAGAGACTCAAGAGACTGCTCTGACCTTAGCATGTTGTGGTGGATTTTTGGATGTTGCTGATTTCCTAATAAAAAATGGTGCAATTTTGGAGCTTGGTGCATCAACACCTCTTATGGAAGCAGCTCAAGAAGGACATATAGACCTGGTTCGATACCTTTTAGAATGTGGTGCAGATGTTCATGCTCAAACTACATCAGCTGATACAGCTCTGACCTATGCTTGTGAAAATGGCCATACAGATGTTGCTGATTTGTTACTTCAGTTTGGTGCTAATCTT gAACACGAATCTGAAGGTGGTCGTACACCTTTAATGAAAGCATGTAGGGCTGGCCACTTATGTACTGTTCAATTTCTAATATCCAAAGCTGCTGATATAAATAGAGTCACTGCCAATAATGACCATACACCTTTGTCACTTTCCTGTGCTGGAGGTCACCTTTCAGTTGTTGAACTACTGCTCGCTCATTCAGCTGATCCTTTTCATAAACTAAAAGACAACTCAACCATGGTTATAGAAGCAGCAAAAGGTGGTCATACGAATGTCGTTAAACTGTTATTAGATTATCCGCATTCAGTTATGTTAACACCTCCTGTATCACCTGTACCTACCACTCCTGCTGAAGATGTGCCAGTTGTTGATGATTCTGCATTATCTGAAGTGCAGGTTATGTCTAAGGCTCATGCAATTGCTGGTAGAATAGTAGAAAGTTATGGGCCTAATGCCAAACATAATGCAAATTCTTGCATACAAAAAGCTATGATAAGGAAAGCACAACTTAACACACCCAATAATTCGTTTAGTGATGTTCAG tttaaaattcaattaccCAAAGAAAACAATGTTAAAGCTAATACTCCTACTTCCAAACCACTTATTAATACAGCTGCAATCGagcaacaattatttaaaaggcAACAGATTGCTGAAGATCTTAAA agaGTCGAACAAGAGTTAAAAGAAAATGGAAGTCTTTCAATGGTTACATTGATGACAACACCTCCGCCGTTATCAGCATCATCACCAGGTGTCTTAGATTCCAGCACTTCATCTAATGGTTCAATTGCTg AATCATCAGCAAGTAACACATCTGTGGGTTCAAATAAAGTAGGAGAAGGATCAAAAAATAATCCTAGCCAACCTGTGACTGCTAGTTCTGATGTAGTTCAAACAACTGCGATTAGTGATAGACCTAAAATCAAAgccaaatttaaaaagaaaccaGCTCAGCCTCTAGCAGGAATGACGAGTCTTAATGAAGCAACTCAAGCGACATTAGATGCCAATTATGCTAGAGGCGTAATGGCAGGAGTTGCAGCCATGAAACCACAATTTAAAGCTGAA tttattgaaAGACATTCGGGTGATGGCTGTGATAAAGAATTAGCAGCTCGTATGATCAAATTTTGTGAAGAGCAAACTGCTAAACGAGAAGCAAATGATGGTGGACATGCCAACCTTAAAGAATTAATGATAAGTTCTCTAATGAGTGAACACCTATTAAAAGTTCGTAAAGACCTACAAATTCCAGATAATATGGTGAAGAATTTATTGCCACTGTCTGGAGCCTTACATGACAGTTTACCACATGGTACAACTGGTTTGTTGCCATTACCTGGTGATCTTAATTCACGAATTGACTTTAAagctttaaattgtattgatgcAGAACTTCTAGAAAATTTAGTTAGGGAATCCCCGCTCACACTTGAAGATATATCAAAct taccaAATATAGATGAACGACTTCAAAAAGAAATTCAAAACCACCGTTGCAATATCAATTCTTCTGATTCTGGATTAAGCAGTACTTTTTCTTCTCAATCgttcaaa aattatgttcaaaatcaaacatctattgattttagaattaaaaatttatcatCAATGGATATAGCTAATTTTGCAGGTGCAGTGTCCCAGCTTAGTTTGG atgAAACGACAGCACAACAACCTACTACTGCAACAATACCTACATTGATCAACTGTGTTCCTACGCAAGTGGCTGCCGCTACTCAAACACCATCAGAGTCAGTGTCATCAAATAAGCGTTCAGCGACAACTACATCAACAACTACTGCTATGACAACTACTACAAATAAAGGTAAAAAGGCGCGCTATCAAGTTCGGCCCCAGCCACCAAGTTCAGCCCCCCAATCTGGATCAAATAACACCCCAGCATCAAATTCTGTTGCCCAATCGGATGTCGCTAGCTCCA GATTCTCCACGACTACTGGAGAGTCATATGGCAGTGATGCTGACATATCATATGGCATCAATGTAGATTCACAAACAGAGAGCAACCATGATACAGCTCTAACAGTTGCATGTGCTGGTGGACATGAAGAGTTAGTTAAACTTTTATTAGTCCGAGGTGCAAATATTGAACATAGAGATAAGAAAGGATTTACACCATTAATATTAGCAGCTACAGGaggttttgataaaattgttgaaattcTCCTGAGTAATGTAGCTAATATGGAAGCACAGTCTGAACGAACAAAAGATACACCTCTTTCTTTAGCGTGTTCTGGTGGCCGTTATGAG GTTTGTGATCTATTGCTTCAAAGAGGAGCAAACAAAGAGCATAGAAATGTTTCAGATTATACCCCATTGAGTTTAGCAGCTTCTGGTGGTTATgtgaacattattaaattattattgagtaaCGGAGCAGAAATAAATTCTCGAACTGGTTCCAAGTTGGGAATTTCTCCTTTAATGTTAGCTGCTATGAATGGACATACAG ctGCTGTCAAGTTACTATTAGATATGGGCAGTGATATAAATGCTCAGATTGAAACAAACCGTAATACTGCGCTCACATTAGCGTGTTTCCAAGGCAGACATGAAGTAGTCTCATTATTATTAGACCGAAAAGCTAATGTTGAACATAGAGCTAAA ACTGGATTAACACCTTTGATGGAAGCAGCTAGTGGAGGCTATGTTGAAGTTGGTAGAGTATTAATTGATAAAGGAGCTGATGTTAATGCTAATCCAGTGCCATCTTCTCGCGATACTGCTCTCACAATAGCAGCAGACAAGGGTCATGTACGATTTGTAGAACTACTACTAGAAAA AAATGCATATGtggaagtaaaaaataaaaaaggaaattcTCCTTTATGGTTAGCTGCTAATGGTGGTCATTTAGGTGTAATTGAATTACTCTACAAAGTTGGTGCTAATATAGATTCCCAAGATAATAGAAAAGTTACCTGTTTAATGGCTGCATTTCGAAAAGGCCATGTCAAAGTAGTGAGGTGGATGGTAAACCATGTATCACAGTTTCCAAGTGATCAAGAAATGACACGATTCCTTACTACATTAAGTGATAAA GAGTCTATTGATAAATGCCATGATTGTATGATTGCTATTCGGATATCAAAAGACCAGCAAGCAGCTAGAGCCAACAAAAATGCTTCTATATTGCTTGAAGAACTTGATATGGAAAAGACTAAAGAAGAATTAAAAAAGGCTTCTGCCGCTCGtcgaaaaatgaaaaagaaaaagaaaaaacaagcCAAAAGTGGTAAGAAATTGGAGGAAGAAACAGAAGAAAAGAATGATGAACAAGAAattgaagaagaagaagaagaagaagatgaagaagaagaagtccccgttatag tattggttgaaatgaagaaaaaagttgatttaaaaaagaaaGGCAAAGTTACTGTACTTAGTAATGTGGTGTCAGCAGATGTTGAAGAGGGTGATAGTGGAATTGATGCCAACAGCCAAGGGAGTTGTAGTAGTACAGATGCTAAAaatgctgctgctgctgctgctgctgctcgAGTAGTAGCCCAACCTCAAATTGCATCTTccaataaaaaagataaaaagaaaaaagggAAAGAAGTGACAGTAGAAGTCAAACCCACTTCATCTactacaaattcaaaattaactactAATTCAGCTGCTACTCAAACAAATGCAGCCAAAGTAAATTCGTCTCAAACTAAATCAAATAAG gagaaGAAAAATCAAGTCAGTTCAACTCAGAGTAAAATTGTTACTAGTGCAGCACCACCCATCAAAACTGAGATTATACCCCCAATAGTAACTAAAAACGCACAACTAAAAACAAAAGTTCAACAGCCAAATAACAATGTTACAAATACCACTCGTAAAGAATCTGTTAAAGTGAATAATTACAAAGGAAACAACAAAGTTgtcaataatatggtttttgaaTCAACACAGAATCCAGCTGCTCGTGAAGATTTTGAAGCTACAGGAAGTGAAAACTTTCTTGTTAAGCATAAAAAACAACATCC AACTGAAGAATATATTCATGTTGGTGCTAAAACTTCTAATGTTAGTCCTGTGAAGCAAACTCGTGGACGTGAAGAAGGATGGAAAGAAGTTGTTCGAACTCGGTACCTTGCCTCTCCTTACAGAAGTAAAAAAGTATCTGTGCCATTAAATGCTATTAGCCGTGTAATTGGACGTGGTGGGAGTAATATAAATGCCATAAGAGCTTCAACTGGAGCATTAATTGAGGTGGATAATCAAAGTAAAGGACAAGGAGAaagaataattactataaa agGATCAACAGATGTCACTAAACAAGCTCATGATTTAATTGCTATGCTAATTAAAGATCCAGAAGTGAATATTATGAGTGTTATTGCAAAAAATCCTAAAGTTACTAGTGCTTGGGATAAATCTGTG aataacgCTAAAGCCAAAACTGCAGCAGCCGCCGCATTGCCACAAAAACCTGTTGTTCCTCAACCAATTACAGTTGTAGCTGCTTCTAAACTAATGACTGCGCCAT cgatTGTTGCTTCTATGACCATAAAACCTACAATTACTGTCAATGGACCTCGACCTACCGTTGCCGCTGTAGCTGCag gtGAAAAGAAGATTACAACAAGCACTGTCAAACCAACAATGTCTTATACAAATGCCATAATATCCTCTTCAGATTCAATATCTAAACCTTCACAACAACCTCAACCACCGGCTCCTTCTAAAGTTGTCCAATCCGTTTCTGTAACTCCATCAACTACTGCTATTGTTACTGTATCTGTAACACCTATTACAACAGGAAGTGTATCAGCTTCTGCATTAACTGTTGTGACCAAATCTACTAATGCGTTACCTCTCGCTCAACCTAAACCACAACAAGAATCATCATCTGTTACTACTCATCATCCTGTTGCTATTGTGTCACCAATGGTGAGCAGTGCTCCATTACCACCTCAACCACAAATCAAACCTCAAGTCGTGGATGCTTCAGAGTATTCATTATTTGATTCATTTtctaaa ATATCTGTTCAAACAATGTGGGGTAGAGATGGGGAATGTGGAGGACAAAAACCAAGTGTTACATTTAGCGGGGGTAATCATATTCCAGCTGTTACCCCATCGATCGGAACAATTGGTcaacctaaaaaatatttagaaacagACACACCAATGGCTGACGCATCAAAAGCACCAGGTTATCGAGGAGCTGGCTTATCATCTCCAATTTCTTCCAAAACTGGAGGTGGAAATACTGGAAGTACAAACGGTAGTCGTACCACAACACCTCCTATGAGTTCACCTGTCAcacaatacaacaataatacagGCATCCAACCTACCGTTCAACAACCTCAACCAGAACCTTACCATACACAATCTCAACATCAATACATCTCTGATCAAACTCATCAGTCAGCACAAATAAATGTTGAACGTTCAAGATTAAACCCACGAGCACCAGACTTCGCTACTATTAAATCTAACCAAAATATGGTTCAACCTCAACAAGTCTACAATAATCAAGTACCACAAAATTTCCTTCAACCTCCTATGGTACCCAATGTTATGCCATTTCAACAAAAGTTTCATCAACAATTACCAAATTTAAGAGTTGCACCCAACAATCCTAATCGTTGGACTCATTTTATTAATCAACCTCCTCCTCCGTTTGGACGACCTGCCTTACATCCAGTTAATGGCAATGCAGAAATGTTTGCGGGAATGGAAGCAACTCCTAGCCCACCAAATATGTCACCTAATCTTGATGAACGAAAAGCTCCTCCCAAACCAATTGGTACAGAAAGAGCATGGAAGCAAAATCTAATAGGAGAAAATCCTCATCAGCAACAACACGCAAATTGGTCAGACATGAAAATGCATTGGGCTCATCACGACCTTTTCCGTACCCCTCCTCCACCTCCTGTTAATTTTCCACTTGGACCTAGACCTATGATGGAcgaacataatttatttgatacctaccag TCCACTGAACATCTAACGAGTGCTAATATGAATCACCATATGATGCAAACAATGCCATTGTTTGCGGCAAATGGTCACTTAGAACAACAATCCCATCACCTTTTAGCATCAAATCATCATGGTCCTGGACAAATGGCATTTGACCCAAAATTAGAATGGGACCAATCTAGAAGTCAACAACAGCAAGCCCAACAACAGTCTCAGCAGCAAGCTCCTATGAACACACCATTTccgttcattttttaa